A window of Pseudomonas guangdongensis contains these coding sequences:
- the rsd gene encoding sigma D regulator produces MLENCRNAQERWGGVHRLLDRWLQARQQLIEAYQQIKTHPQACGQRLQEFCDCLVDYVSAGHFEIYGQLLDEARAFDDRRALELAGQVYPLLESSTAAALDFNDRCDNGDCRDGAGLAVELQRLGQQLHERFELEDCLIEVLHNAHSQVGAV; encoded by the coding sequence ATGCTCGAGAATTGCCGCAATGCCCAGGAGCGCTGGGGAGGCGTACACCGTTTGCTTGACCGCTGGCTGCAGGCGCGCCAGCAGCTGATCGAGGCCTACCAGCAGATCAAGACCCACCCGCAGGCCTGCGGCCAGCGGCTGCAGGAGTTCTGCGACTGCCTGGTCGACTACGTGTCGGCCGGGCACTTCGAGATCTACGGCCAGCTGCTCGACGAGGCCCGCGCCTTCGACGACCGCCGCGCCCTCGAACTGGCCGGACAGGTCTACCCGCTGCTGGAGAGCAGCACCGCCGCGGCGCTGGACTTCAACGACCGCTGCGACAACGGCGACTGCCGCGACGGCGCCGGCCTGGCGGTCGAGCTGCAGCGCCTGGGCCAGCAGCTGCACGAGCGCTTCGAGCTGGAGGACTGCCTGATCGAGGTGCTGCACAACGCCCACAGCCAGGTGGGCGCGGTCTGA
- a CDS encoding mechanosensitive ion channel family protein, with protein sequence MKGWLAQWLGEWSGTLLLGGQLLLILIAGFVLQRLVARGLTRLATRYQLPGELLLPLRGALRWLIMGSALMLALEHVGVSAGVLWAAFSGFVAVAAVAFFAIWSVLSNLFCAVLIFTVGPFRLGDRVEVMESFDKPGAKGRVIAINLLYTTLEEESDTGTGALLQIPNSLFFQKVVRRWRGTELQPSLPPHET encoded by the coding sequence ATGAAGGGCTGGCTGGCCCAGTGGCTGGGCGAGTGGAGCGGAACCCTGCTGCTCGGCGGGCAACTGCTGCTGATCCTGATCGCCGGCTTCGTCCTGCAGCGTCTGGTGGCCCGCGGCCTGACGCGTCTGGCGACCCGCTACCAGCTGCCCGGCGAGCTGCTGCTGCCGCTGCGCGGCGCGCTGCGCTGGCTGATCATGGGCAGCGCGCTGATGCTGGCGCTGGAGCATGTCGGGGTGTCCGCCGGGGTGCTGTGGGCGGCCTTCTCCGGCTTCGTGGCGGTCGCCGCGGTGGCCTTCTTCGCGATCTGGAGCGTGCTCTCCAACCTGTTCTGCGCCGTGCTGATCTTCACCGTCGGGCCGTTCCGCCTGGGCGACCGGGTGGAGGTCATGGAGAGTTTCGACAAGCCCGGCGCCAAGGGCCGGGTGATCGCCATCAACCTGCTGTACACCACCCTCGAAGAGGAGAGCGACACCGGCACCGGCGCCCTGCTGCAGATCCCCAACAGCCTGTTCTTCCAGAAGGTCGTGCGCCGCTGGCGCGGGACCGAGCTCCAACCATCCCTTCCCCCCCACGAGACCTGA
- a CDS encoding TIGR02444 family protein yields the protein MQHGLWEFATALYAQEGVAERCLQAQDAHGVDVCLLLAGLWLERRGSRPEAQRVVALRRLADAWQDQVTAPLRHLRRAWKTPAQQDAGLAALRQRLAALELDAERLLLERLEQTAADWPPGEAAATWLERLCVEQLPAALLASLRAAAAAQD from the coding sequence ATGCAGCACGGATTGTGGGAGTTCGCCACGGCGCTCTACGCGCAGGAAGGGGTGGCCGAGCGCTGCCTGCAGGCACAGGACGCGCATGGCGTGGATGTCTGCCTGTTGCTGGCCGGGCTGTGGCTGGAGCGACGCGGCAGCCGGCCCGAGGCGCAGCGGGTGGTGGCGCTCAGGCGCCTGGCGGACGCCTGGCAAGACCAGGTGACGGCGCCGCTGCGCCACCTGCGACGGGCCTGGAAGACTCCCGCGCAGCAGGACGCCGGGCTGGCCGCCCTGCGCCAGCGCCTGGCAGCCCTGGAACTGGACGCCGAGCGCCTGCTGCTGGAACGCCTGGAACAGACCGCCGCCGACTGGCCGCCGGGCGAAGCCGCGGCGACCTGGCTGGAACGGCTATGCGTTGAACAACTGCCGGCCGCGCTGCTCGCGAGCCTGCGGGCGGCGGCCGCTGCTCAGGACTGA
- a CDS encoding ATP-binding cassette domain-containing protein has translation MIRLLNLTLQRGPQRLLEGADLTLHAGQKVGLIGANGAGKSSLFALLRGELGPDAGDCQLPPDWRIAHMRQEVDTLERRAVDYVLDGDQHLRRVQHALAAAEAAHDGAAIAQLHHDLDVADGYTADARARKLLAGLGFLPAQMEQAVGDFSGGWRMRLNLAQALMCPSELLLLDEPTNHLDLDAILWLEEWLKGYPGTLLLISHDRDFLDAVVDHVVHLEQQKLTLYRGGYSAFERTRAERLAQQQQAFEKQQAQRAHMEDFIRRFKAKASKARQAQSRIKALERLEELAPAHIDSPFDFVFREADKVSSPLLDLSEGRLGYGDKSVLDKVKLQLVPGARIGLLGPNGAGKSTLIKTLAGELQPLGGRLTRGENLAVGYFAQHQLDSLDPKASPLLHLQRIAPAEREQTLRDFLGGFDFRGPRCDEPVLNFSGGEKARLALALIAWQKPNLLLLDEPTNHLDLEMRLALTLALQDFEGAVLVVSHDRHLLKSTTDAFLLVADGRVQAFDGDLDDYGRWLVDYRARQQPASEAPANADKTDKRAQRQAAAALRQQLAPRKKAADKLEKDLGALHGQLAALEARLGDSALYEAARKDELRGLLAEQAALKGREAELEEAWLLALEELEALEAELGGAA, from the coding sequence ATGATCCGACTCCTGAATCTTACCCTGCAGCGTGGCCCGCAGCGCCTGCTCGAAGGCGCCGACCTGACCCTGCACGCCGGCCAGAAGGTCGGCCTCATCGGCGCCAACGGCGCCGGCAAGTCCTCGCTGTTCGCCCTGCTGCGCGGCGAGCTGGGCCCGGATGCCGGGGACTGCCAGCTGCCGCCGGACTGGCGCATCGCCCACATGCGCCAGGAGGTCGATACCCTCGAGCGCCGCGCGGTGGACTACGTGCTCGACGGCGACCAGCACCTGCGTCGCGTGCAGCACGCGCTGGCCGCCGCCGAGGCCGCTCACGACGGCGCGGCCATCGCCCAACTGCACCACGACCTGGACGTGGCCGACGGCTACACCGCCGATGCCCGCGCGCGCAAGCTGCTGGCCGGGCTGGGCTTCTTGCCGGCGCAGATGGAGCAGGCGGTCGGCGACTTCTCCGGTGGCTGGCGGATGCGCCTGAACCTGGCCCAGGCGCTGATGTGCCCGTCCGAGCTGCTGCTGCTCGACGAGCCGACCAACCACCTCGACCTCGACGCCATCCTCTGGCTGGAGGAGTGGCTCAAGGGCTACCCCGGCACCCTGCTGCTGATTTCCCACGACCGCGATTTCCTCGATGCGGTGGTCGATCACGTGGTGCATCTGGAGCAGCAGAAGCTGACCCTGTATCGCGGCGGCTATTCGGCCTTCGAGCGCACCCGCGCCGAGCGCCTGGCCCAGCAGCAGCAGGCCTTCGAGAAGCAGCAGGCGCAGCGCGCGCACATGGAAGACTTCATCCGCCGCTTCAAGGCCAAGGCCAGCAAGGCGCGCCAGGCGCAGAGCCGCATCAAGGCGCTGGAGCGCCTCGAAGAGCTGGCCCCGGCGCACATCGACTCGCCCTTCGACTTCGTGTTCCGCGAGGCGGACAAGGTCTCCAGCCCGCTGCTCGACCTCAGCGAGGGGCGCCTGGGTTACGGCGACAAGAGCGTGCTGGACAAGGTCAAGCTGCAGCTGGTGCCCGGCGCGCGGATCGGCCTGCTCGGCCCCAACGGCGCCGGCAAGTCGACCCTGATCAAGACCCTGGCCGGCGAACTGCAGCCGCTCGGCGGACGCCTGACCCGCGGCGAGAACCTTGCGGTCGGCTATTTCGCCCAGCACCAGCTCGACTCGCTGGACCCCAAGGCCAGCCCGCTGCTGCACCTGCAGCGCATCGCCCCCGCCGAGCGCGAGCAGACCCTGCGCGATTTCCTCGGCGGCTTCGATTTCCGCGGGCCGCGCTGCGACGAGCCGGTGCTCAACTTCTCCGGCGGCGAGAAGGCGCGCCTGGCGCTGGCGCTGATCGCCTGGCAGAAGCCCAACCTGCTGCTGCTCGACGAACCGACCAACCACCTCGACCTGGAGATGCGCCTGGCGCTGACCCTGGCCCTGCAGGACTTCGAGGGCGCGGTGCTGGTGGTGTCCCACGACCGCCACCTGCTGAAGAGCACCACCGACGCCTTCCTGCTGGTCGCCGACGGTCGCGTGCAGGCCTTCGACGGCGACCTCGACGACTACGGCCGCTGGCTGGTCGACTACCGCGCCCGCCAGCAGCCGGCGAGCGAGGCGCCGGCAAACGCCGACAAGACCGACAAGCGCGCCCAGCGCCAGGCCGCCGCCGCCCTGCGCCAGCAGCTGGCGCCGCGCAAGAAGGCCGCCGACAAGCTGGAGAAGGACCTCGGCGCGCTGCACGGGCAACTGGCCGCGCTGGAGGCCCGTCTCGGCGACAGCGCGCTCTACGAGGCGGCGCGCAAGGACGAGCTGCGCGGCCTGCTGGCCGAGCAGGCGGCGCTGAAAGGCCGCGAGGCCGAGCTGGAGGAGGCCTGGCTGCTGGCGCTGGAAGAACTCGAAGCCCTGGAAGCCGAGCTGGGTGGCGCGGCATGA
- a CDS encoding LysE family transporter has product MSPDTWIAFFAACWVISLSPGAGAVASMACGLNYGFRRGYWNAVGLQLALLLQIAVVAAGLGALLATSESAFAALKWCGVAYLAWLGWKQWRAPVAALSEADARRPLGRPLTLLLRGFLVNASNPKAIVFILAVLPQFLDPTRPLLAQYLTMAATMVAVDLVVMAGYTGLAARVLCLLRTPRQQRLLNRSFAALFLAAAALLATLRRAPA; this is encoded by the coding sequence ATGAGTCCGGATACCTGGATCGCCTTCTTCGCCGCCTGCTGGGTGATCAGCCTGTCGCCCGGCGCGGGCGCCGTGGCCTCGATGGCCTGCGGCCTCAACTACGGCTTCCGCCGCGGCTACTGGAACGCCGTCGGCCTGCAACTGGCGCTGCTGCTGCAGATCGCGGTGGTCGCCGCCGGTCTCGGCGCGCTGCTGGCCACCTCGGAAAGCGCCTTCGCGGCGCTCAAGTGGTGCGGCGTCGCCTATCTGGCCTGGCTGGGCTGGAAGCAGTGGCGGGCGCCCGTCGCGGCGCTGTCCGAGGCCGATGCCCGGCGGCCCCTCGGCCGGCCGCTGACCCTGCTGCTGCGCGGCTTCCTGGTCAACGCCAGCAATCCCAAGGCGATCGTGTTCATCCTCGCCGTGCTGCCGCAGTTCCTCGATCCGACCCGCCCGCTGCTGGCCCAGTACCTGACCATGGCGGCGACCATGGTGGCGGTCGACCTGGTGGTCATGGCCGGCTACACCGGACTGGCCGCGCGGGTGCTGTGCCTGCTGCGCACGCCGCGCCAGCAGCGTCTGCTCAACCGCAGCTTCGCCGCGCTATTCCTCGCCGCCGCGGCGCTGCTGGCGACCCTGCGCCGCGCGCCGGCCTGA
- a CDS encoding SDR family NAD(P)-dependent oxidoreductase has product MTFWNTLDEPAEVLICGASRGIGLALCQQLLARPDVARVWALSRSASGSPGLAALAAGHGARLQQRSLDARDEVALAALADELRSQTPRLHLAISTLGILQQDAALAEKSLAQLSLASLQASFQTNAFAPALLLKHLLPLLRGRHPCCFAALSARVGSIGDNRLGGWYSYRASKAALNQLLHTAAIELARLNPQARVLLLHPGTTDTALSKPFQAGVPAERLFTPGLAASHLLEVIDRRTPADSGSFRDWNDQAVPW; this is encoded by the coding sequence ATGACCTTCTGGAACACCCTCGACGAGCCGGCCGAGGTACTGATCTGCGGCGCCAGCCGCGGCATCGGCCTGGCGCTGTGCCAGCAACTGCTGGCGCGCCCCGATGTGGCGCGGGTCTGGGCGCTGTCGCGCAGCGCCAGCGGCAGCCCGGGACTGGCGGCGCTCGCCGCCGGCCACGGCGCGCGCCTGCAGCAGCGCAGCCTGGACGCCCGCGACGAGGTCGCGCTGGCCGCCCTGGCCGACGAGCTGCGCAGCCAGACGCCGCGCCTGCACCTGGCGATCAGCACCCTGGGGATTCTCCAGCAGGACGCCGCGCTGGCCGAGAAGAGCCTCGCCCAGCTCAGCCTGGCGAGCCTGCAGGCCAGCTTCCAGACCAACGCCTTCGCCCCGGCGCTGCTGCTCAAGCACCTGCTGCCGCTGCTGCGCGGCCGCCACCCGTGCTGCTTCGCCGCCCTCTCGGCGCGGGTCGGCTCGATCGGCGACAACCGGCTCGGCGGCTGGTACAGCTACCGCGCCAGCAAGGCCGCGCTCAACCAGCTGCTGCACACCGCCGCCATCGAACTGGCGCGCCTCAACCCGCAGGCGCGGGTCCTGCTGCTGCACCCGGGCACCACCGACACCGCGCTGTCGAAACCCTTCCAGGCCGGCGTGCCGGCCGAGCGGCTGTTCACCCCCGGCCTGGCCGCCAGCCACCTGCTCGAGGTCATCGACCGCCGCACACCGGCCGACAGCGGCAGCTTCCGCGACTGGAACGACCAGGCTGTGCCCTGGTAG
- a CDS encoding penicillin-binding protein activator LpoB, with protein MRALIALLALGLSLACQAAPKVAVTDLAYEERVREYIRMVSAHSQMHVNQMSASAASSYQEVEGTYSYIERGELRKFSGDIKGEIIKSGMFQLIQGRPYTAEDGEGLYDVIRRIRDGQFKGADYVLFGTLSDLDFRQDLNDIANTDSYSKVLGLTLVADFSLIDTRTFEVTSAFTAMGEAQDVKLVNGNDIRVTPNRGRVVREVSRALGEDVTRQLREQLLGVGEGYGGAPAGNHLPPDEAPVILR; from the coding sequence ATGCGAGCACTGATCGCCCTTCTCGCCCTGGGCCTGAGCCTGGCCTGCCAGGCCGCGCCCAAGGTGGCGGTGACCGACCTGGCCTACGAGGAGCGGGTGCGCGAGTACATCCGCATGGTCAGCGCGCACAGCCAGATGCACGTCAACCAGATGTCGGCCAGCGCCGCGTCCAGCTACCAGGAAGTCGAGGGCACCTACAGCTACATCGAGCGCGGCGAGCTGCGCAAGTTCAGCGGCGACATCAAGGGCGAGATCATCAAGTCCGGGATGTTCCAGCTGATCCAGGGCCGCCCTTACACCGCCGAGGACGGCGAGGGCCTCTACGACGTGATCCGGCGCATCCGCGACGGGCAGTTCAAGGGCGCCGACTACGTGCTGTTCGGCACCCTGTCGGACCTCGACTTCCGCCAGGATCTCAACGACATCGCCAACACCGACAGCTACTCCAAGGTGCTCGGCCTGACCCTGGTGGCGGACTTCAGCCTGATCGACACGCGCACCTTCGAGGTCACCTCGGCGTTCACCGCGATGGGCGAGGCGCAGGACGTCAAGCTGGTCAACGGCAACGACATCCGCGTCACCCCCAACCGCGGGCGGGTGGTGCGCGAGGTGTCGCGGGCGCTCGGCGAGGACGTCACCCGCCAGCTGCGCGAGCAGCTGCTCGGCGTCGGCGAGGGCTACGGCGGCGCGCCGGCGGGCAACCACCTGCCGCCGGACGAGGCGCCGGTGATCCTGCGCTGA
- a CDS encoding TerC family protein: MEWLSNPEIWVAFLTLTALEIVLGIDNIIFISILVSRLPKEQQPRARFFGLALAMGTRILLLLSIAWVMRLTADLFTVFEQGVSGRDLILFFGGLFLLFKSTMEIWHSLEGEAEENTAGGAAKAGFVGIILQIAVIDIVFSLDSVITAVGLVQDVPVMVAAIVIAVLVMMLSAGTISDFIEKHPSLKILALSFLIVVGTLLIAEAFDVHVPKGYVYFAMAFSLAVEAINIRMRTAFKRKLNEPVKLHKDLPD; this comes from the coding sequence ATGGAATGGCTTTCTAACCCGGAAATCTGGGTTGCTTTCCTCACGTTGACCGCCCTGGAAATCGTCCTCGGCATCGACAACATCATCTTCATCTCGATCCTGGTCAGCCGCCTGCCCAAGGAACAGCAGCCCAGGGCGCGTTTCTTCGGCCTGGCCCTGGCGATGGGCACGCGGATCCTGCTGCTGCTGTCCATCGCCTGGGTGATGCGCCTGACCGCCGACCTGTTCACCGTGTTCGAGCAGGGCGTCTCCGGGCGCGACCTGATCCTGTTCTTCGGCGGCCTGTTCCTGCTGTTCAAGAGCACCATGGAAATCTGGCACAGCCTGGAAGGCGAGGCCGAGGAGAACACCGCGGGCGGCGCGGCCAAGGCCGGCTTCGTCGGCATCATCCTGCAGATCGCGGTGATCGACATCGTCTTCTCGCTGGACTCGGTGATCACCGCCGTCGGCCTGGTGCAGGACGTGCCGGTGATGGTCGCGGCGATCGTCATCGCCGTGCTGGTGATGATGCTCTCCGCCGGCACCATCAGCGACTTCATCGAGAAGCACCCGTCGCTGAAGATCCTCGCCCTGTCGTTCCTCATCGTGGTCGGCACCCTGCTGATCGCCGAGGCCTTCGATGTGCATGTGCCCAAGGGTTACGTCTACTTCGCCATGGCCTTCTCGCTGGCGGTGGAGGCGATCAACATCCGCATGCGCACCGCGTTCAAGCGCAAGCTCAACGAGCCGGTCAAGCTGCACAAGGACCTGCCGGACTGA
- the lpoB gene encoding penicillin-binding protein activator LpoB, with translation MPFARLSLVAAFALLASGCASTSSPVLGGGNIGYGDSKAVELVTNEFGSTDLQMIAESMTRSLAQSGTLQGRPVVQVYDVKNKTSEYIDTREITTSIKTQLMKSGVARFASDNTDMQSQVDQLKLQNQSGLYKSSTVARTGNMVAAKYRLEGSISSIVKRSSDYKDVFYKFSLQLIDVESGLAEWMDEKEIRKTTER, from the coding sequence ATGCCGTTTGCACGCCTTTCCCTCGTCGCCGCCTTCGCCCTGCTGGCCAGCGGTTGCGCCTCCACCTCCTCCCCCGTCCTCGGCGGCGGCAACATCGGCTACGGCGACAGCAAGGCCGTCGAGCTGGTGACCAACGAGTTCGGCTCCACCGACCTGCAGATGATCGCCGAGTCGATGACCCGCTCGCTGGCCCAGTCCGGCACTCTGCAGGGCCGTCCGGTGGTGCAGGTCTACGACGTGAAGAACAAGACCAGCGAGTACATCGACACCCGCGAGATCACCACCTCGATCAAGACCCAGCTGATGAAGTCCGGCGTGGCGCGCTTCGCCAGCGACAACACCGACATGCAGAGCCAGGTCGACCAGCTCAAGCTGCAGAACCAGAGCGGCCTGTACAAGAGCTCCACCGTCGCCCGCACCGGCAACATGGTCGCCGCCAAGTACCGCCTGGAAGGCTCGATCAGCTCCATCGTCAAGCGCAGCAGCGACTACAAGGACGTGTTCTACAAGTTCAGCCTGCAGCTGATCGACGTCGAGAGCGGTCTGGCCGAATGGATGGACGAGAAGGAAATCCGCAAGACCACGGAGCGCTGA
- a CDS encoding YcfL family protein — MRYPLIAAIGLALLAGCATPPPAPGSAASKVVSLGSMKHIEVGAMRVARENGFLTVKAELSNTSHKNKSMYYRFAWLGSDGFPVAGEEGWKSLTLYGTQTSVLSAIAPVPQATDFRLEVQTPENSVNLFR; from the coding sequence ATGCGTTATCCCCTGATCGCCGCCATCGGCCTGGCCCTGCTGGCCGGCTGCGCCACCCCGCCGCCGGCGCCGGGCAGCGCCGCCAGCAAGGTGGTCTCGCTCGGCAGCATGAAGCACATCGAAGTGGGCGCCATGCGCGTGGCCCGCGAGAACGGCTTTCTCACCGTCAAGGCCGAGCTGAGCAACACCAGCCACAAGAACAAGTCGATGTACTACCGCTTCGCCTGGCTGGGCAGCGACGGCTTCCCGGTGGCCGGCGAGGAAGGCTGGAAGAGCCTGACCCTGTACGGCACCCAGACCAGCGTGCTGTCGGCCATCGCCCCGGTGCCGCAGGCCACCGACTTCCGCCTGGAAGTCCAGACCCCGGAAAACTCCGTCAACCTGTTCCGCTGA
- a CDS encoding disulfide bond formation protein B, which produces MLLANPRLLNLLVFLGCAALLAFGLYLEHVEGLAPCPLCVVQRIEFVAVGLTCLAAALHGPQRRGRRVYAVLTLLFAGAGMASAGRQIWLQTLPPDQLPACLPSLDYMLEALPFQDIVRMMLHGTADCAEVTWSLLGLSIPEWSLLAFTACAALALFQGLRRD; this is translated from the coding sequence ATGCTGCTGGCCAACCCCCGTCTGCTCAACCTGCTGGTCTTCCTCGGCTGTGCCGCGCTGCTGGCGTTCGGCCTGTACCTGGAGCATGTCGAGGGGCTGGCGCCGTGCCCGCTGTGCGTGGTGCAGCGCATCGAGTTCGTCGCCGTCGGCCTGACCTGTCTGGCGGCCGCCCTGCACGGCCCGCAGCGCCGTGGCCGGCGCGTCTACGCCGTGCTGACCCTGCTGTTCGCGGGGGCCGGCATGGCCTCGGCGGGCCGGCAGATCTGGCTGCAGACGCTGCCGCCCGACCAGCTGCCGGCCTGCCTGCCGAGCCTCGACTATATGCTGGAGGCGCTGCCCTTCCAGGACATCGTGCGGATGATGCTGCACGGCACCGCCGACTGCGCCGAAGTGACCTGGAGCCTCCTGGGGCTGAGCATCCCCGAGTGGAGCCTGCTGGCCTTCACCGCCTGCGCCGCGCTGGCGTTGTTCCAGGGGCTGCGCCGCGACTGA
- a CDS encoding YaiI/YqxD family protein, producing the protein MRVWIDADACPRAARDLVVKFALKRKFEVLLVAGQPQVRPAFACVRLIVVPSGPDAADDYLVEHALPGDLVICSDVPLADRLVKRGVAALDPRGREFDERNMGERLAVRNLFTDLREQGQVGGGQAAYGDRDRQAFANALDRLLNALARKAP; encoded by the coding sequence ATGCGTGTGTGGATCGATGCCGACGCTTGCCCGCGGGCGGCCCGGGATCTGGTGGTGAAATTCGCCCTGAAGCGCAAGTTCGAGGTGCTGCTGGTCGCCGGCCAGCCCCAGGTCCGGCCGGCCTTCGCCTGCGTGCGGCTGATCGTGGTGCCCAGCGGCCCGGATGCGGCCGACGACTACCTGGTCGAGCATGCGCTGCCCGGCGATCTGGTGATCTGCTCGGACGTGCCGCTGGCCGACCGGCTGGTCAAGCGGGGCGTGGCGGCGCTGGACCCGCGCGGGCGCGAGTTCGACGAGCGCAACATGGGTGAGCGCCTGGCGGTGCGCAACCTGTTCACCGACCTGCGCGAGCAGGGCCAGGTCGGCGGCGGCCAGGCGGCCTATGGCGACCGCGACCGCCAGGCCTTCGCCAATGCGCTGGATCGCCTGCTCAACGCGCTGGCGCGCAAGGCGCCCTAG
- a CDS encoding AlgP family protein yields the protein MSAKKKSVNTPLHLLQQLSHSLLEHLESACSEALVEAEKLLAKLEKQRGKVQDKLHKANQKLQDAAQAGKLKAQARARESIAELEELLDTLKARQTETRDYIGRLKLDIEQSLHLAQGVGKVREAVAAVLHSRDGAAPQPAPRTTRRAPASTAPAAVATATRTRKTPAKSAVQAPVAAADAPLTPAAKPARKRSTPAAKPASAPPAAAAPAQPVAAKPADKPSQS from the coding sequence ATGTCGGCCAAGAAAAAGTCCGTCAACACCCCGTTGCACCTGCTCCAGCAGCTGTCCCACAGCCTGCTGGAGCATCTCGAATCCGCCTGCAGCGAGGCATTGGTCGAGGCCGAGAAGCTGCTCGCCAAGCTGGAGAAACAGCGCGGCAAGGTGCAGGACAAGCTGCACAAGGCCAACCAGAAGCTGCAGGACGCGGCCCAGGCCGGCAAGCTCAAGGCGCAGGCCCGGGCGCGGGAAAGCATCGCCGAGCTGGAAGAACTGCTCGATACCCTCAAGGCGCGGCAGACCGAGACGCGCGACTACATCGGCCGCCTGAAGCTCGACATCGAGCAGAGCCTGCACCTCGCCCAGGGCGTCGGCAAGGTCCGCGAGGCGGTCGCCGCCGTCCTGCACAGCCGTGACGGCGCCGCGCCCCAGCCGGCGCCGCGCACCACCCGCCGGGCTCCGGCAAGCACTGCGCCGGCCGCTGTCGCCACCGCCACGCGCACCCGCAAGACGCCGGCCAAGAGCGCCGTCCAGGCGCCGGTTGCGGCCGCCGACGCGCCGCTCACCCCGGCCGCCAAACCGGCCCGCAAGCGCAGCACGCCGGCAGCCAAACCGGCCAGCGCCCCGCCCGCTGCCGCCGCGCCGGCCCAGCCCGTAGCCGCCAAGCCCGCCGACAAGCCGTCTCAGTCCTGA
- a CDS encoding COG3014 family protein: MASRALLTLALCATLPLAGCSAFRSYDSELTATSQHLATGNVGEALTLLEKNNKAEDKDLLYYLEKGELLRASGDLAGSREAWRAADRQVFEWEESVKADPGKYLGEFGSYLVNDKVRRYEGYDYEKVMLTTQLALNHLVENDFDAARTEIKKTHEREAVIAELRDQEYLKREEEAEKKGITATLKDLQGYPLETLDAPEVVGLKNSYQSAFSHYLSGFVYEALGEKGLAAPGYRKAAELRPNTPLLEAALSDLDQPRNGEDSDVLVVVQSGLAPARDSVRIPLPIPTSNGLIITPLSFPVIKPDASTPKPASLTVDGKSLALTELNSTDAMSRRALRDDMPGIILRTSVRAITRSVAQKQLNDVNPLAGLAVGIASAITEGADERTWRTLPDSTRVARLRLSKGEHQLELAGQPVRIRVEHDYQVVTLRSIGSQLFVAGNARKPAGSSLQASATPR; this comes from the coding sequence ATGGCATCCCGCGCCCTCCTCACGCTGGCACTCTGTGCCACCCTGCCGCTGGCCGGCTGCTCCGCTTTCCGCAGCTACGACAGCGAACTCACCGCCACCAGCCAGCACCTGGCCACCGGCAACGTCGGCGAAGCCCTGACGCTGCTGGAGAAGAACAACAAGGCCGAAGACAAGGACCTGCTCTACTACCTGGAGAAGGGCGAGCTGCTGCGCGCCAGCGGCGACCTGGCCGGCAGCCGCGAGGCCTGGCGGGCGGCCGACCGCCAGGTGTTCGAGTGGGAAGAGTCGGTGAAGGCCGACCCGGGCAAGTACCTGGGCGAGTTCGGCAGCTACCTGGTCAACGACAAGGTGCGCCGCTACGAGGGCTACGACTACGAGAAGGTCATGCTGACCACCCAGCTGGCCCTCAACCACCTAGTCGAGAACGACTTCGACGCCGCGCGCACCGAGATCAAGAAGACCCACGAGCGCGAGGCGGTGATCGCCGAACTGCGCGACCAGGAATACCTCAAGCGCGAGGAGGAGGCCGAGAAGAAAGGCATCACCGCGACCCTCAAGGACCTGCAGGGCTACCCGCTGGAAACCCTCGACGCCCCCGAGGTGGTCGGCCTGAAGAACAGCTACCAGAGCGCCTTCAGCCACTACCTGTCCGGCTTCGTCTACGAGGCGCTGGGCGAGAAGGGCCTGGCTGCGCCGGGCTACCGCAAGGCCGCCGAGCTGCGCCCCAATACCCCGCTGCTGGAAGCGGCGCTGAGCGATCTCGACCAGCCGCGCAACGGCGAGGACAGCGACGTGCTGGTGGTGGTGCAGAGCGGCCTGGCGCCGGCCCGCGATTCGGTACGCATCCCCCTGCCGATCCCCACCAGCAACGGCCTGATCATCACCCCGCTGTCCTTCCCGGTGATCAAGCCCGACGCCTCCACGCCCAAGCCGGCCAGCCTGACCGTCGACGGCAAGAGCCTGGCGCTGACCGAGCTGAACAGCACCGACGCCATGTCGCGCCGCGCCCTGCGCGACGACATGCCCGGCATCATCCTGCGCACCAGCGTGCGGGCGATCACCCGCAGCGTCGCGCAGAAGCAGCTCAACGACGTCAACCCGCTGGCCGGCCTGGCCGTCGGCATCGCCTCGGCGATCACCGAGGGCGCCGACGAGCGCACCTGGCGCACCCTGCCCGACAGCACCCGGGTCGCCCGCCTGCGCCTGAGCAAGGGCGAGCACCAGCTGGAGCTGGCCGGCCAGCCGGTACGTATCCGGGTCGAGCACGACTACCAGGTCGTCACCCTGCGCAGCATCGGCAGCCAGCTGTTCGTCGCCGGCAACGCCCGCAAACCCGCCGGCAGCTCGCTGCAGGCCAGCGCCACCCCCCGTTAA